From the Aspergillus puulaauensis MK2 DNA, chromosome 1, nearly complete sequence genome, the window ATGAGGGAGCTTGGAGCTGGTTATGTGCCCCCGGCGCCGAATAAATGAAGCGAGTTGTATTCTAGATACCCTATTAGTGTTGTTGTTTATATGGCGCATTCCGTGGATTGCATATCCTCGGCATGCTTTTACATACTAATCACATTTCATGATCTAACTATTCCGCTGACGTGATATTATTTTCCTGGAGATTGATACAATTAGGATTGTGCCATTAGAATTCCTCCACACCCCGCCCACGGGCCTGGTGTGGGGAGCCTGTCAGGAGCATTAATGGTAACCATGTATCCTGGCCAGTTCTCGTAACTGAATCCCACGCCTCAGGTCGCAGCAAGGCAGCAACAGTATCTTCATCCCTTATCCCATTTAGGGCATCCCATACAACTCGCTCCAAACTCGGAAACACCCCGCGTGATACTTGGGCAAAAAGAGGAGGGTTCCCAATGCTCAATCTCCCACATTTGGCCGCCCAGACGGGGCGAACTTGTTTGATAGCCGCGAATAATCCCCATACCCAATCCAAAACATGTTATAGAGCTGGTCGTTAAGATATAAATGTTGTAGCGCGGTGAGCTGGCAAATGCTGAACATGATGCGATAGTCTTGATatatggaagaagaactggCAGTTGCGGATTCCAGCATCCAGTGCAGCAGAGTTAACGATCTCGTCTGGATCCGGTCCTAGTGGGATGTTGCCATATTCTACATTCGGCGGTACCACTATAAGCAGAGTAACGAGATCGCCTGAGGGCTTGCCCACGTTCTTCATACCCAAGACGGGCGCAAGCTCTCTGATGACAGCCCGGGCATAAATGGTGCGCAACTCGACAAAGGCTTCGAGGCGCTAGACAACTTGATGATGCCAATGATACTCCGTCAGGTATGCTCTACTGTACCTCGCAACCAGAGTGATGATTCTGGTAAGAAGACAgtgttagggctgggataCTCCACCGGATTGTTCCAAGATCTCGATCAAGCGCGTACTTGGCGTACTTGGCAATGAAGATGCCAGACATACAGACGGGCTCGAGTTAACGTGCCTCATGACAAGGGGGGGGGTCGTTCTTCCCCGTGTGCTGACCCAGTTTATCTTCTATAGCACCTTCATCGCGATGGAGGGAGAGTGTTGGAGGTTATTCGGCTGAAAGCGAGGATCCACGCAGTCTGAGATAGACCTCGTATTGGGCCGCGTCACCCTGCAACGTGGGGAAATGACAGCAGTCCGATCGCCAGAGGCCAAAGCAGAGACTTGGAGGCTCATTGTTCTCTCGCCATCTCCGCATTGAATGTTTTGGTGATTCTTCCTGTCACTGGCCAGCAAGCCGGTGATGAGCCGTCAAAACCACCAATAACCCCAAGCCCCCGCGACAACAGGATTGATCTGCATGTTGAGGCCTGTTTTTCTTATGCGACTCATACTTTAGTTTGCTCGCATTTCCTGTCGTGGCCACCCACGTCTCGCGCCGGGAAGAGCGGCAGCGATGCCGAGTTTTGAAAGGCCTGGGCTCCTTGACCAGCGCAGCTTGATTGGAAACGTGCCttctccaagcccagaatGTCTCAGGACGAGGCTCGATAGCAGCCTGTAAATCCCCCGCTGTTGATGCCTTTAATGGGCCAAGATCTGCCACGCCTTGTGCCTGATACGCCACACAAAGTCACATCCAGCCACTGCGACAACGCTGTCAGCCTTCGCGACATGACTTGTCAATTCCTCCATCGGCAGCCTGCAGCACCTCGTATTCCGGAAATTAGCCCAGACTCGAGAAGAGGGGGTGGAGGCAATCTTGCGATCCCAGTCCTTGGGGCTCTGTCTCCAGGCTGCAGATGCCCTAACGCCGCCGTATAAAAGGACCAGCCGATTCCCATCCCGGAGCGGAATTGTCGCCATCTCTATACTTTATTCGTCTTTCCGTCTTTCTTCTCAGTCACTCGTTCGAAAGATGTACGCCTCCATCATTGCCCTCGGCTCTCTTCTGGCTGtccaggctgttgttgccgaCAACTCCCTGCAGCTTAACCACGTCCTCAGCAAGCGCCAGGGCGACGACCAGTCTTTCGttcctcccaccacccctgGTTGCCCATCTGGCTGGCCGACGTGCGGGACTAGCAATATCTGCTACAACCCTCGCCGCGGAGACACTTGCTGTCCCGATGGAACTTGTACGTACCGCATTCCTCCATCGATTTGTGATACTAACAGAAGTATAGGGGCCTGTCCTGCCGGCAATTTCTGTCTGCAGCAGGGTCTCTGCTGTCCTGATGTGCGTACTCCCTAGCCTATCCTACTGCGAAGAACAGCAATACTAACAACTGCTACAGGGCATTGACCCCCAGACCTGCGCGGAGAACGAGGGTATAACCCTCACCTCGTCGAGCACCAGTGAACCCACCAGCGCCCCAGAGCCTACTGAGAGCGAGTCGCCAACCTCCTCGCGCCCCGTTATCCCAACCGGCACCAGCGAGACTCCCTCTGGCACTCCCccagccagctcctccccTGCCCCCCCGGAGTTCACTGGCGGTGCGAACTCCCACCTCGCTggcggcgctgctgctgttctcggCGGCCTGGGAATAATTGGCAATCTTGTCCTCTAGAGTCGTCTCTACGCTGTATAAGAATGTGAACGGGATCAGGGATGATAGTGAAAATGATATGCAAGTTAGTAATTAATGGTAATGTAGGGCTTAGCTCAATGAACTTGATATGATCCCAGTGTAGTCCAGACCTTAAGTGGATCTTCCATCGTCCCCACCAAATCCTCTGCATaaaccatccatccatcccactcctcccacttctcccacttcaacttctcctGACTCCTCCTCCAATCGCCCATTCTGCTGTAATTTACCCAATGGCCACACCATCAAATCGCCGcatccaaatcctcctctccgtcgaTTTCGACGCGGTCTCCGGCTTTCTCGGAACAGGAGCATCGCCCACAAACGGCCTGTCGGACTTCAGCAGCGGCTATTTCGCAGCGCAAGTGGGCGTCCCCCGCCTGCTGCGCCTATTCCAGAAACATGCAATTTCGTCCTCAGTAACTTGGTTTGTGCCGGGGCATTCGATGGAGTCGTTCCCCCATGAGACACAGGCCATTGTCGACTCGGGCGCTGAAATCGGATGTCATGGGTACGCGCATGAGGGTGCACCGCAGCTCTCtgaggagcaggagaaggatgttATTGAGAAATGTGTTCAGCTTGCGACGGATTTAACGGGGAAGAAGCCGCTTGGTTGGAGGGCACCTCTGTACCAGCTTAGAGAGCATACGGTCAAGGTTCTCGAGGAACAAGGGTTCCTATACGGTGCGACACCTACTGCCCTCGGCAGATCTATCTTCTAATCTAGTCAGACACGTCTTTAACACACCATGATTCTGCGCCATACTTTCTCCTTTCCAGAACAACTCCCAAACCGATTGACTTCTCGCCATCCGTCCCGGCCTCATCCTGGATGCACCCGctcccacccccagcaccacGAACAGCAAGCACACTGGTCGAAATTCCATGTAACTGGTACATGGAGGACATGACGCCCATGCAATATCTCCCCGCTGTAGCAAACTCGCACGGCTTCGTCAGTCCAGACACGATCGAGCAGAACTGGAAGGCCCGGTTCGAGTATCTCTACCACGAGACCATTGATGGCGCGACGCAGGACTTTGTCTTCCCGCTCGTTCTGCATCCGGATACGAGTGGAATGGCGCATGTCATTGGCATGATTGATCGCGTTATTGAGTGGTTGAAGGGGTGGGATGGTGTGGAGTTTTCTACGTATGGTGATTGTGCGAAGCAATGGAAGGGGAGGCAGTAACTTGAGTTGAACTCTTTGTGTTTTGGTCTTTAAATACATATAGTAGCATTTATCTGTTTGATGCTATTGTAATGTTATAAACGAGCGACTGGCCCGGAGACCACGATATGCAAAGTCAACTTCAGTCTTCCTGATGCAAGCAGACTGTGTTCCAATTCCAGATTACCAGAAGTTCCAGACATTCAAGCTGGCTTCTCCGTTGCATCCTTGCCCATATGCCTATACTACGTCAGCCTTATCCAGAACGAAAGCCAGACCACTCACCTCATCTGCACCTTCCTCAGTCCCTTCAACAACCTCTCATACTCATCAACATTCAcccccttccccttcgcCTGTCGAATCTtaacctccttccccttcttcacccacCCCCTCACACTGCCCGCCGCACCCAGCCGATCCCCTTTATCACTCCCAACAGCCCTCCCATCCAAATTCGGATCCAGCATCTGGCTGAAATCCCGATTCGCAGGGGAGACGTAGAGCGGATCAACCGCGCCGTCAACACGCACCTCCTCTTCGAAGCACTGGAACTCGCCCTCGGGGTTTGTTATCGAGGGGTCGTATGCGTAGTTGTCGCCGCCGACGGCGTTGTCTGTGCCGCTGTAGGCGGTTTCGGCGCGCTCGGGGGATAGGATTTGCCGCTCGAGCGTTTCGAGCATTTCCTGCCGTTCTTgcgctgttgttggcgggcGGAGGGGTTCTTTGGTAGAGGATAGGGAGGGGAGgtgggttgttggtgttgttgataggGGACGGATGTGACTCAGTGTGCTGCTGCGTAGATGTAGAGGGGTGGATGTGAGGCCTCTTAGGCCTTGTGTACAGGATCTGATTCGGAAACTCATTTCGATAGCTTGTTTCAGTAGATTGGTAAGTCTCTATTCTGTAAGAGCTGTTTGGCAGTGGAAGTTGCAGGCCCCGTGCACTATTTATTATGGGCTGGGAATGCTGGTCCATGGATGGTGCTGGTTTTGACGTCACGGTACCGGATATATGATGTGTCTTCCTTGAGTTTCTCAggctttaatattatattatataggcCACATATAAGAGTTTATCTCGTATGTTCTGGGCTATTTGGACTCATTCATGGTGCGTACGTTGGCCAGAAGACTTTGACAGATACAGCTTCATGCAGGGGGCTGTAATTCCACATACATCCCCATCCTGTCACTCGCGTGGGCTGAGGCTGGAACAGCTGGATTCTGGGGAAAGCTGGAGCTCTGACCCATGGATCAGGCGGGGAAGCAGTCTCGCCACCATGAATCTAGCCATTTATTCCCCAAAGTCTTGTGACTGATAGGGATGGTCTCCGGCCGAGAAGGATGGCAAATGCCAGGATTTCATTACTATTCATTTGTTCTCATTAAAGAGTGTCTGCTGCAAAGCATGCCCAATAACGTCAACGCCAGCCCTAATCCAGTTCCGCATCGcctatttaatatacttgAACATCCTCATAGAATGGAAAGTCCTGTAGACGCCAAACAAAGTCGAggcgactccgactccgccGGCAGTCCAGGCGGCTCCCTGGCGGTACAGCGAGCTGTACGGGATTTGGTTCTCTGGCTGGGCTTTCTAATTGACATAAGTATCTCATAGTTCGTCTTTTGGGATGTAGACGTACTGAGCGGAGACGTCGGCTGACGACTCCTGCTTGTTGGCCTCCGCGGCCTAGTAGGATTTGATACATTGTTCTTGTGGTAGTTGTTTGTAGTGATGCTTGACTTGGGGAGAGCTTCGAGTGGCTCTTGGCCTTATATAACTGTGGTTGGCGAGTATGACGTGGAGTGTCCCCAGTTGGACGGTTGTTCCACGGTCGGGATGCTTACTCGATATTGGAAGATTCTCGTTCATTTATAGTACTACTCCGCTATCCTAATGTTTAACCGGTAAATGTAATAACTTATACACTGTAGTTGAGCTGAACTGGCTTATTGCCCGACGTGGCTAGCGCGGGGATCGCAGGGCGTcgattattttatttatttctatttaaTTCCAGCTTGTTTCTGCAACTCCCTTGAAAATGCCATCGCGCACATTCGACATCCTCCCCTACGACGTGCTCGTTATCATAGTTTCCCATGTCCCAGTCCTGGACTACTACGCCCTCAAACTAGCAGGCTGTCGGCCACTCACCGACTTTATCCGAGATGTCCTCTCGCGGATCCCCAAAACACAGTATCTAGAGGCCATCCGGAGAGACGATGCCCGCCGAAAAGGCATCCCTGAGCACCAAGGCAGAAGACCGATGGAAATTCTAATCGAGAGAGGTCGGCCATATCTGGTACTAGACCACACGCACAGATACCCAGGGCGCTCAAACGAATGCAAAGAGTACGATGCGGGTCGAAGCCAGGttattgttgctgtggagAACAGATCATTCTCGCCTGTTCTGCATTGGGCCGCTCTTTACGGCCAAGAGGAGATTGCACTGTTACTGAAGGACCGAGTGAATCTCAGGGCAGCATTCCGCAACCGCACGGCCCTGCATTATGCAGTGATGGGCAACCAACTGAAGATGGCACAGATGCTGCTTGACCATGGGGCATACATCAACGCCGCAGATGACAAGGGGAAGACACCCCTCGCTCTCGCAGTTGAATATGGTGCAGATGACGTGGCAGCTCTGCTCCAGTCGCATGGGGGCCAAAGTGACTGGCCGACGATACTCAGAACAGAGGAATGGGCGCGTCCCATTACCAACTGGAGAGATGGAGATCCAGACCCAGTGGTCTCGCTTGATGCCTTCCAAACCCACCTGACAGAACAGATGCTCAACGGCTGTTTTCAACTGAGGGCTTACCTGAAGCACTTCCATCTCCGGCGAATAGGGGACTTGGAGCAGATGCGATCACACCAAACTTGGGTCGTGCACCAGAGCTTAGGTATGGAAGACACTCGTTTGATTGAATTCATGCTCGACGAAGGCTGGGACGTTCACAAACACGACGACTGCTTCCTAAATGCATTGTACCTCGCGGCTGAAGCGAACAGGCTCCGAGCTGTGGAGATTCTGCTCGATCACGGAGCTGATCCAACAATGCTGGGCCCTCGTCCGGACTTTGTACCCCTCCATGTCGCCATATATTGTCAGAGGAGAGAAATCGTTGACTTGATGCTCTCGCGGGGGTTCTCACCCGACGTGCGGAATGGAAAGGGAGAGACACTGCTTCACAAGATGGTGCGAGAGCGCGCTTCTGGGAGCCAGTTCGACTATGCAGTGGCCCAAGGTGTTGGCCTAAACCTAAAGGACTCCATGGGAAACACACCCCTACGTCTCGCTGTACATCTAGGCCCCCGTCACAGTGGGACCGATGGCTGGGACGTCGTGGAAAACGCCGTTAAGCTAGGCGCCGACGTAAACATAGCAAATGACAAAGGGGTTACTCCATTGTTGTCCGCCATGAAACGGTTGAGAGATGGCTACATAGTCAAATTCCTCCTTGACCACGGGGCAGATGTGAACGTCGTGGACCGTGCGGGACGTGGTGCATTTCACTACGGCATATCAAACTCTTACGGCGCCTTCCGTGAGTATTTCAAGTTGTTGGTTGACCGCGGGGTGGATATCAATCTACGAGATGAAGACGGGTGTACTCCTCTCCATACTGCAACTGAGGATGCGAACTATTGGTATTCTGGGATTACTCTTCTACCCCTAGGTGCAGATGTCAACGCCCGGACCAATGCAGGAGACACCCCCTTGCATTGCCTTTTGCGTCGTCCGTCTATAAATGCCAAGCAATACTCACTTTGCGGCAAGATTCTCGAATTCGGAGCGGATGTCAACGCCAGGGATGCAGCTGGCTTTTCACCACTACTTCTCTTCCTGAAGGCTTGTGTGGTAACCGAGGATAGTGTAGATTACTCGAAGAGAACCATGGAGCTCTTACTGCGGTATGGAGCGGGCTTGGATGGTTTTGATGAGGACGGAATCTCCACGCAGGATCTGTATATACGCTGGAAGAAACAAATAGAGACGGTAGAGGGCAAAGTATCCTCTCCTGCCGCAATAGCAATGAGATAATAAAGTCAGATATACCTTAAGATAATGTCCGCTCCTATTAGCAGTGGTTATAGCCAAGACATGTCACTAGTCTACTCCGCCCCGAGCTCCAGTGAAGAGGCGGAGAACAAGAGCAGCGGGTCGTTAGGGATAAGGTTCTATTTGTAGGCTGACTGTTGTGCAATAATAGTCATAACCTGTGCGTCATCTTTTTTTAGCAATATCTACCCTTCACGATTTTTCTTAACCGAGTGTTCGAGTAGTTGGGTTGGAGTCGTTCATACCTCTACACCTAATATATTGTATACCTTAGTGTCTTATTGGCTTTAGCTGCAATGCAACATCGGCCCGCAGTTCCCAAGGTAGCAATATAAAGTAAGCAACCCTTCCCACTTCTCTTTTTAAGCTGTTTCTTTTCATCGAATACGTATTTCATCCATCGTCTTACAACTCCATTAAAGATCCAACATGTCATCACGCCCCCGTATTCGCGATCTGGGGTACAGCCCCGGCAGATTCGCCCCAGGCCCCAAGAACTCCCTCCTCGATGTCGAGGGTAAGCACACCCTGATCATCACCATTGCTATTCTCCATGATGCTATCAATCTAACAGTCTACAGGCGTCACGGTCGGCCAAGTCACCATCCACCAAAACCCCGACATCCACACTGGCCTCACACTGATATTCCCCCGCGGAGTCAAACACACCAGGGACTTGCCTTGCTATGCGGCAACCCACGACCTCAACGGGATGGGCGAACTAACTGGGTCGCATGCGATAGCTGAATGGGGATTTCTGAACACTGTACGCATCTACCCACTATCAATCCTACTTATTCAACGTTCTTGTAGGAGCTGACATGACACAGCCGATCGCTCTGACCAACACGGTCAGCGTCGGGAAGGTATATGACGGCGTGTTTCTGTGGGAACTCGAACAGGCCGAGAAGTCTGGAGAGGATGACCTGCAGgccgcgaggaggatgaataTACCTGTCGTGGGAGAGACGTACGACGGCCTTCTCAACGACATTAGTGCCTCTGTAATCGGCAAGAATGACGTCTATGATGCTGTCCAGGCATCGAAGACGCAAAGTGACATCTTGGAGGGGAATCATGGTGGAGGGACCGCGATGCGATGCCACGGGTATAAAGGTGGTACGGGGACAAGCTCGAGGATTGTTCCCGGGGTTGAAAGGGACTATACGCTCGGTGTTCTTGTACAGGCTAATCATGGCCAGAAGCAAGATCTAAGAATTGGGAACGTCCCAGTTGGTGAGATTTTAGCTAGGGAAGATGCTGCTACTGGGAAACAGGTTGAGTTGCCAGCGGCAGGCAGGGCCGCAGAGGGAAGTACGTATCCTCGGAGCTATCAAGGAAAAGTTTTATACTGATATATGTACCTCCAGGTATCATCATAGTAGTTGTGTGAGTTCCATCACTGCCGTCTACACTTCCATACCCTAACCAACACGCAGCACCGACGCCCCCTTACTCCCACACCAACTGCGACGTATCGCCCAGCACGCGGGAATGGGTGTCACACAGGTACGTACAGGCATTAGCCCACCCAGAGAATCAGAGTAAACAGTGATCACAGGTCGGCGGCCACTCCGCAGGACGGAACTTCTCCGGCGAGATATTCCTCGCTCTATCAACCGGGACATCGCCCAACGAACTGGCGTCGGATTCCAGCGGATTCGACTACCTCCCTCCAATTGAAACACAGCGCGTCGAGACGGTCAAGAATGAAGTCATCGATTCCTTATTCTACGCGACGTCTGAAGCGACAGAGGAGGCAATTCTTAATGCACTCTGCAAGGCCGAGACATTGGCCGGCTTCAAGGGGCGGACGCAGGAGGCATTGCCCGTTGATAGAGTTAAAcagctgctggacaggtATATGGTCAAGTTAGATGTATAAAGGATCGTATGCATGATTTAAACGCGTATTCAATGCCCGTGGTATTCTGGCATGGGCCGTGGGAGAGGGGATACTAGTAACTAGTAATATCCGTCGAAGGGTGCTTAATTGAACCTGTTCTAGTGTGGAGCGTACAACATGTACAGGTGTAAAAGTCAACACATATGCCCTGTTTGACTGAGTTCGCTCGGATAGGCAACAGCGATCAAGAGTCAGTCGCACCTTCTCAATTTACTGGACTCAAAAAGCGAACTTGGGGAGGCACGACGGGCgatggagaaaaggaaggaACGACCAACTCCTCTGCTCAGCCGCGCCTGCCCTCGGTCTAATGGAAGGGATTGCAACCTCTGGGAAGGAGCAATCGGGCTTGTACCTACCAATATGGATGTGGCACAGATTCATTGCATTGTTCGGGTCTCCTCTAGTGCACCagatgggaggaggaaaCACCTAGTCATCCACCATATATCTACATAGGGATCCCGCCTACGATTACCAAGGATATTAGCAGCCCATATGCTCAGCCGCTGCTCGTCATAGATGAACTGGCATATGCCGCAGCATAATGTTTCAATATTAATCGTTAATTACTTCTAATTATACCATGGAAAACCAAGCACTGCTGAACCGCATGCTTTAAAAGAAATGTCAAAGAATGGACGGGAAAACAAGTTACAGTAGCAAAGGCTCGACTAGACGTCAACAGGCTCTTGTTGGTTATCAGCAAGGAAATCAcagagcaacagcaacagccaaGACACCAACAGCCCCGACAACACTAGCAAGGACAGATGGGTTCAGCATGCCAGCCGCGCCGTCATTATCACCACTACCGTTGCCGGACGAGGAGTTGctatcctcgtcgtcgtcagatGAGCTGCTGTTGCTACTCTCGTCACTGGACGAGCTGCCGCCGCTAGTAGACGAcggagacgaggacgaggagtcGTCATCattgtcatcatcatcgttgctgctgctgccgctgctAGATGAACCAGTCGATTCCGGGAGCTCGACACCCCAAGCCTCGCCGATATAGTCCTTCAGACCATCAGGAAGCTCGGCAGCCCATGCCGGGGGGTGGCCGTCCAAAGCGGCCTTGTATGCAGACGAGACCTCGGTAGGGTCGGTGAGCTTCGAGCTCAGGGAGGGCGGGAGGTTCTGCACCTCCGAGACGATGGACTTGGGAAGCTCGATGCCGGCGAATTCAACGGTGTCGTCGTCGGAGCTCGAGCTGGAGTCGGAGCTGGAGTcagagctggagtcggaACTGGAGCCGGAGGTGGAGAATGAACCAGAGCCGCCAAAGGTCGTGGTGGGAATGTCGCCGGTGTCATGGTCCTCAATCCAGTCGTCGAGTGAAGGAACGTCGTCGGGTCCTCGTGGGAGGTTGCTGTTGTGCAGACGTTAGTATTAGATGAAGGCTTCAGTGGAAGGGACGGTTGTATGACTTACGCCGGCTGAGACGCCAGGGCCACTGAGGTCAGTGCCAGGATAGAGATGTATTTTGCGTGCATATTGAGGTATCAACAAGGGTATCAAGCAGAGTAAACAAATGAGCGTAAGAACAAAATATGAGGGAAAGTAGGACGGTTAGATGGATGATGAGCAAAAGGCTTCACAcgtcttcttcaacgcctcttcttcccatggGGAAAGCCCCTTTAAAATACCGTTGGGATCACCAGCAGCCCGAAAGACCCCGTGCCAAAAACAAACTTCGATCAGGGCTCGATCAGTCGAACCAGAGGTTCATCAAATTGCGAATGCACATCGCTCGTATTCAGCCTCACCACTCAGGGCGACTTTGAGGGGGACGAGCCCTACCTCCTCGTATTCAGAGTGGATTCGTCCTATAGGGTTGCCTTACATTGACCACCCAGAGGAGAGGCGAAGGAACAGGGCCCTGTGAGGATGGAGGGTTCTTGAAGAGGTTACTTCGACTTGCTGCAAGGTTCGGACAGCGCATTGCAGGACCCTCAGAATTGAAACGGTTGTCTACCTTGGTCATACACCTCGCATGTTCGCAGTCACAGAGCCATTGTCCGTGTGTCTTCGTTCTATTTTGGCAATACGAAAGTGTGGGCCTGCTTGGGCTGTTCTGACTCGTACATTACTACATTGTCGGGAGCTGGCCCGAGATTGCTGGACCCTGAGTGGATGACAGTGTGCAGAAAATCCTTCAAGTCTTTGCCAAGCTATTGAATCTCGTGTTACATCTTGGCAACTCGATGTTTCCAACATGCAAGGTGCCCCTGAAGAAGTCTAGGGTCTAGGGTCCAGTCCTAAAGTGGTTATCGACTGCGAGCATGAGTGCCAAGGACTTGACACGGGTGAGGAAGCATAGCGCGCCAATCGTTTATTGGCACGGTGGAAGCTGAAAGGATATCCTCGCTGGGCTTTCGAAAAGGGTAACAAGATCGACCACCCCTCAGCCCTAAGGATGCCTCTCTTTGGGGAGATATTGCACGCTGCCCTCTCTTTTCTAAGGTGGCCTGGTGTCCTTACACCGTATCTCAGAGTTTCCCTTGAACATGAAAGGTTTTTTCATGCCCACCCATATAAACCCAATGTGGCTGAAGGCGGCGCCTCTGTTTCAGGAGAAAGGCCAGTTATGCAGGATACCGATGCAGGCATATTGCGGATAAACAGGTCTATTTCTATCAAGGTAAATTCATCTAGGATTCAAGGTCAACCTGAAACTTCTCacggatcttcttcccatATCGCGTCAGCAAGATGGCAATCGGCACGAACGCCAATGCTATAAATCCGAGCAAAGAGTTACCCCAACCCAGACCGAGGGTATCAAACATCTTGGGTCCAGCAAGCGGTAGCAATGCCCCAACTAGCGATCTggatgctgtcaaagccgCGTTCGCAGAGGCGGCATACGCGGGATAGCAGTCGATGGTATAGATCTGGATAGGCATATACACGCCCATCATGCCGATTCCAAACGGAGCCATTCCGATAATAGGTACAATCCAATGCACCTTGTTCTCGGCTGTCCATCCATACCAGAAGAAGCTAATCGGGAGCAGGCACGCCCAGAACACAAGCGCAGGCAGACGCATCTCGGGCTCGAGTTTGCCGCCGTTGCGCGCCGCCAGCTTCATCAGGACTTTATCGCTCGTCAGAGCGGTGGTCATCAGGCCTGAGAAGAATCCTACTCCGATACCGATATATGCAAGGCCCGTGATGCCGGGCGAAAAGCCGTATTGATTCTCGAAGACGGTGGGGATTGTCGTGAAGAACAGGTAGAGAAGGCCATATATGAGAGCCATATAGCTTGCGAGGAACAGGACTATCGGGGACCTGAACAAGAGCACCATGGGGCGCTTCATGCCGAGCTTGAGGGCACTGGCCACCGACACGCCGCGGCCCTCCAGGTCATAAGCACTGCGCATGTCGTTTCGACCCAGATCTTTCGCGAGCTTCGCCGTCTTCCAGCGCATAAGGACCGGCGCATATGTCTCCTTGTTGAATATCTCAATGCTTAACGACAGGGCGCCGCCGGCGATTAACAGAATCC encodes:
- a CDS encoding MFS transporter (COG:G;~EggNog:ENOG410PHIB;~InterPro:IPR005829,IPR020846,IPR011701,IPR036259;~PFAM:PF07690;~TransMembrane:12 (i81-98o118-136i148-168o174-193i205-223o229-249i301-326o346-366i387-406o412-433i445-468o480-499i);~go_component: GO:0016021 - integral component of membrane [Evidence IEA];~go_function: GO:0022857 - transmembrane transporter activity [Evidence IEA];~go_process: GO:0055085 - transmembrane transport [Evidence IEA]); the protein is MAEHSPSPSPEGTLADPAEKHPKDPPQDLDLEKTTTTAESVLGQPATRQAIPETDLDRGIVGWEGQEDPAHPLNFPSSRKWTLLGFVSAVTFISPLASSMFSPALKSLSEDLGVTDQTLLSLSIGPMLLAPLSEIYGRRLILSCANWFFVVWQIGCALAPNIACLIVFRFFAGMGGSGCITLGAGVIADLFPVHQRGVATSIWSMGPLLGPVVGPIAGGFVGQALGWRWVFWILLIAGGALSLSIEIFNKETYAPVLMRWKTAKLAKDLGRNDMRSAYDLEGRGVSVASALKLGMKRPMVLLFRSPIVLFLASYMALIYGLLYLFFTTIPTVFENQYGFSPGITGLAYIGIGVGFFSGLMTTALTSDKVLMKLAARNGGKLEPEMRLPALVFWACLLPISFFWYGWTAENKVHWIVPIIGMAPFGIGMMGVYMPIQIYTIDCYPAYAASANAALTASRSLVGALLPLAGPKMFDTLGLGWGNSLLGFIALAFVPIAILLTRYGKKIREKFQVDLES
- a CDS encoding uncharacterized protein (SECRETED:SignalP(1-17)) encodes the protein MHAKYISILALTSVALASQPANLPRGPDDVPSLDDWIEDHDTGDIPTTTFGGSGSFSTSGSSSDSSSDSSSDSSSSSDDDTVEFAGIELPKSIVSEVQNLPPSLSSKLTDPTEVSSAYKAALDGHPPAWAAELPDGLKDYIGEAWGVELPESTGSSSSGSSSNDDDDNDDDSSSSSPSSTSGGSSSSDESSNSSSSDDDEDSNSSSGNGSGDNDGAAGMLNPSVLASVVGAVGVLAVAVAL